A genome region from Erigeron canadensis isolate Cc75 chromosome 3, C_canadensis_v1, whole genome shotgun sequence includes the following:
- the LOC122593558 gene encoding ABC transporter G family member 1-like produces the protein MEGSTKRISTEEVIGTLTDSYKSSAAYEEANNRVAEICKKGDETLETKKNHASFSTQCPVLSRRSFINMYRDLGYYWLRLAIYLALSIGIGTLFYDVGSSSSSIQARSSMLMFVATFLTFMAIGGFPSFVEDMKVFERERLNGHYSVGSFVIANTLSSTPFLFLVSVIPAVLAYYLTGLREGFNHFAYFTFVLFSCMMLVESLMMVVASLVPNYLMGIIIGAGIQGMMMLAGGFFRLPNDLPKPFWRYPMFYIAFHRYAFQGFYKNEFKGQVYTYSEGGVREIVYGEDVLKEKWQVEMGYSKWVDLVIILGMVVIYRLMFWLIIKIVEKVKSRMKGFMSFFPTN, from the exons ATGGAAGGTTCAACCAAAAGGATATCTACAGAGGAAGTGATCGGTACCTTAACAGATTCATACAAGTCATCTGCAGCCTATGAAGAAGCTAACAACAGAGTTGCTGAAATATGCAAGAAG GGAGATGAAACACTTGAGACAAAGAAAAACCATGCTAGTTTCTCAACTCAATGCCCTGTACTCAGCAGGCGGTCTTTCATCAATATGTATCGAGATCTTGGCTACTACTGGTTGCGCCTTGCTATATATCTAGCATTGTCCATAGGTATTGGAACACTCTTCTATGATGTTGGCTCAAGTTCCAGCTCCATTCAG GCTAGAAGTTCGATGTTGATGTTTGTGGCCACATTTTTAACATTCATGGCCATTGGTGGATTTCCCTCATTCGTTGAGGATATGAAAGTTTTTGAACGTGAAAGATTAAACGGGCATTACTCAGTTGGATCTTTTGTGATTGCCAACACATTATCTTCAACACCATTTTTGTTTCTAGTTTCTGTGATTCCAGCAGTATTAGCGTATTACCTTACAGGACTGCGTGAAGGATTTAATCACTTTGCGTACTTCACATTCGTGCTTTTTTCATGTATGATGCTAGTTGAGAGCTTAATGATGGTTGTGGCAAGTCTTGTACCCAATTATTTAATGGGAATCATTATAGGCGCTGGGATCCAAGGCATGATGATGTTAGCAGGTGGATTCTTTCGCTTACCTAATGATTTACCAAAACCATTCTGGAGATACCCAATGTTCTACATTGCATTTCATAGGTATGCATTCCAAGGATTCTACAAGAACGAGTTTAAAGGACAGGTATACACATATAGCGAAGGCGGTGTGAGAGAAATCGTGTATGGAGAGGATGTGTTAAAAGAGAAATGGCAGGTTGAAATGGGTTACTCAAAGTGGGTTGATTTGGTGATCATATTAGGGATGGTGGTGATTTATAGACTTATGTTTTGGCTTATAATCAAGATTGTTGAGAAGGTTAAATCTCGTATGAAGGGTTTCATGTCTTTTTTTCCAACAAATTAG